The genomic window GACGCGGGCGGTCTGGGTGTCGGGCATACGTCCAGTCTGACCCGTCGCGCCCGCGACCGGGTAGCCCTCGCCCCTCACCGTTCGCCGGGGTAGACCACGCCGATCTGGCGGCGCACCTCGTCGAGCACGCCCATGATCGCCACGGTCTCGTCGATCGACAGGATGTCGTCGGCGTCCGCTCCCGCGGCGACGAAACGCTCGGCGGCCTGGGCCTGGAACTGCATGCCGCGCCCCGGAACCTCGGAGGTGAACTCCTCGATCACGTCTCCGTCGGGCGAGACGACGCGGAACGACGTCGGGGTGTACCAGACGCGGTCGATCTCGATGCGGGCCTCGGTCCCGACGATCTGCGCGACGTTCATTCCCGCTCCGCGCGACGACGACACGCTGGTCGACAGGGCACCGCCCGCGTGGACGAAGCTGGTCGCCACTTCGGCGTCACTGCCTGCGTCGGACAGACGAGCCAGGGCGGTGATGCGCTCCGGCAGGCCGAGGACGTCGATCGCGAACGAGATCGGGTAGATGCCCAGGTCGAGCAGGGCGCCCCCGCCCAGCGCCAGATCGTTGAGGCGGTGCGCCGGGTCGGTGGAGATCTTCTGGGTGTGGTCGGCGGACACGACGCGGATCTCGCCGAGGGTGCCCGCGGCGAGGATCTCGCGGATGCGCACCATGTGCGGCAGGTACCGGGTCCACATCGCCTCCATGGCGAGGAGACCCTTCTCGGCCGCTTTGTCGCGGATGGCCGCCGCCTCGGCGGCGTTGAGGGTGAACGGCTTCTCGACCAGCACGTGCTTGCCGTTGTCGAGGGCGAGCAGTGCGTTCTCGAGGTGCCCGGGGTGCGGGGTCGCGATATAGACGATGTCGACGTCCGGATCGGCGACCAGTTCTTCGTACGAGCCGTGCGCGTGCGCGATGTCGTACTGCTCGGCGAAGGCCCGAGCGCTGTCGATGCGGCGGGAGCCGACGGCGGTGACGTCGAGGCCCGCGGTGCGCAGGTCGGAGGTGAAGGCGTGGGCGATGCCGCCCGTCGCGAGGATGCCCCAGTGCAGTCCGGTCATGCGCTCCACCGTAGCGGCGCCCGCCGACATCGGCGTCGCGCGAGTCTCGAAGGGCCCCCGGATGCCGGCATCCCGTGTCTCATGATGCCGGCATCGTCCTAGGCTCGTCGCATGACGGCCGTCGAGCGCTTCCGCGAGCTCCTGTCCATTCCGACGGTGTCGCGTGTCGACCCGGCGGAGGTCGACGATTCGGCCTTCGAAGACTTCCACGCGGCTCTCGAACGGCTCTATCCGCTCGTCCACGCGCGTCTCGAGCGAGAGGTGGTCGAGGGACGGTCGCTGCTCTACCGCTGGGCGGGGGAGAGCCCCGTCGAGCCCCTGGTGCTCCTCGCCCACCAGGACGTGGTGCCCGTGGACGGGCAGGAGTGGGGGCACCCGCCTTTCGCCGCCGACCTCGTCGGCGAGGGAGCAGAGGCGACAATCCATGCGCGCGGCGCGATCGACGACAAGGGGGCGCTCGTCGCGATCCTCGAGGCGGTCGAGGGGGCACTGGCCGAGGGGATCACGCCGCGAACCGACGTGTGGCTCGCCTTCGGACACGACGAAGAGACGCGCGGCACCGGCGCCCGAGCGATGGCGGCGCTGCTGGCTGCGCGCGGCATCCGTCCCGCTCTGGTGCTCGACGAGGGGGGAGCGGTCGTCGAGGGCGCCGTCCCGGGGGTGGCTGCGCCCACGGCGATGATCGGTGTCGCCGAGCGCGGCGTCGCCACCTTCGACCTCGTGACCCGAGAGGCCGGCGGGCATGCCTCGACCCCGCCGCGCATGCCGGCGACGGCCCGATTGGCCCGCGCGATCGATCGCCTCCGCCGTCGCCCGTTCCCCCGACGACTTGTCCCGCCCGTCCGGGCCATGCTCGCCACGGCCGCATCGCACGCCGGGGAGCCCCTGGCGACGCTTTTCCGCCGCACGTCCGTGTCAGCGCCGGCCGTGACCGCGGCCCTATCGCTGCTCGGTCCCGAGACCAACGCGCTCGTTCGGACCACGGCCGTCGTCACGCGTCTCGAGGGCTCGGCGGGCGAGAACGTGCTCGCTACCTCGGCGCGCGCGAGCGTGAACGTGCGCCTGCTCACCGGCGACACGCTCGCCGATGTCTCGATCCACCTGCGCCGAGCGGTCGCCGACCCGCTCGTCGACATCGAGCTGCGCCACGGCGACGACCCCTCGCCGGTCTCGCCCTGGCAGGGGGAGGCGTGGAGGCGGCTGTCCCGCGCCGTCGCAGACACCCTCGGCGCGGACACCGTCCCCCTGCCGTATCTCCAGCTCGGGGCCAGCGACAGCCGCTTCTACACGGGTCTCACCGACGCGGTGTACCGGTTCGCGCCGTTCCACCTCTCGAGGTCCGAACGCGACGCGTTGCACGCTCCCGACGAGCGCATCCGCGTCGAGGTGTGGCTGCGTGGCATCCGGTTCTATCGCGCGCTGATCGAGGGCTGACGCGGGCCAAGACGACCGAGTGCGAAGGACCGCGAGGCCGCCGTTCCGCGCCGAATGGGCGATTCTTCTTCTGCGGCGGGCGATTCTGCTGGCGTCGGTTATTCTCGTGTGACCGGTCACGCAACAGCGCGCGACCCGCGATGAGGCGGATGATGAGCGACACCGATACCCCGGAGGCGACGGGGCGTGCCCCGAGCATCCGCGACGTCGCCCGGCTCGCGGGAGTGTCGTACCAAACCGTCTCGCGGGTGATCAACAACAGCACTCAGCTCCGCCCCGAGACCGCGGCCAAGGTGCGCTCGGCGATCGCCGAGTTGAAGTTCGTCCCCAATCAGGCCGCGCGCGCCCTCGCCACGAGCCGCTCGCGCCTGATCGGCGTGCTGGGACCGCGAGCGACGACCCACGGCACCTCGGCGATGGTGCAGGCGATCGAGTCGGCGGCGCGGTCCGCCGGGTACCGCCTCACCCTCACGAACCTCGCCACCAGCGCCCCCGACGACGTGCGCTCCTCGATCGATCACCTCATGCAGCAGTCCATCGAGGGACTCATCGCCGTCGCACCGCAGACGCGGGTGGTGCCGATCCTCGACGAGCTCAAGCTGCCCGTTCCGGTGCAGATCGTCACCTCGACCGGCACCTCGACGACCCGCAACGACCAGAGCGCCGGGGCGCGAGCGGCCGTCCGCCACCTCATCGAGCTCGGGCACTCGCGGATCCTGCACATCGCGGGTCCGCGCGACTGGGTCGAGGCCGATCACCGCATGCGCGGCTATCTCGCCGAGATGGATGCCAACGACCTCTCGCCGCGTCCCCCCATCCTGGGCGACTGGACGGCGCAGTTCGGATTCGAGGCGGGCCTCGAGCTGCTGCGGACGGAGGATGCCACCGCGGTCTTCGCGGGCAACGACCATATGGCGCTCGGCTTCATGCATGCCGTCCGGGCCATAGGTCGCTCGGTGCCGGAGGACGTCTCGGTGGTGGGCTTCGACGATGTGCCCGAATCCGCCCACCTGTGGCCGCCGCTGACCACCGTCCGACAGGACTTCGTGGGCATCGGCACGCGTGCCGTCACCGATTTGCTGGCATCGCTCGGCGAGAGCGGTGACGACGGACCAGTGGTCGAACCCGACCACCTCCGCCTCATCGTGAGGTCGTCGACGGCCCCGCCGCGGTCCTGATCCGCGACGCGCTCACGTCACGTTTCGGCAACGGCTGGACTTCGAGCGCATCGGGACTTGACAGTTGTCCCCGCCGTCGAGGTAGCATCACTCACACAATGTGAACGGTCACATGACCGGGTCACACGGCCGACGGGACTCGCTGCGGAGCGGATCCGTCGAGACGAAGACGTTTCGAACGACGCGGGTTGACCGCCTCGCCGAGGGCCTTTCGTTTCGCCCCCGAGACCGTGCACCCGACCTGAGCCGTCAGCACTGCCCGCGGTGTGCTCCAGGGGGAGCGCCGCGACAAACACCCAATGGAGGGAACCAGAGTGAAGAAGCACAGCATGCTCAAGGCGATCGCGGGAGCGGGCGTCCTCGCGCTCGGCATCGGTCTCGCCGGTTGCGCCGGTGACCGTACCGGCGCCAGCAGCGGAGACTCGCAGGAGGCCGGCGGCACCATCGGTGTGGCCATGCCGACCCAGCAGTCGGAGCGATGGATCGCCGACGGCAACAACGTCAAGTCGCAGCTCGAGCAGCTTGGCTACCAGGTCGACCTGCAGTACGCGAACGACGACATCCCCACCCAGGTCTCGCAGATCGAGAACATGATCACCACGGGCGCCAAGGCCCTGATCGTCGCCTCGATCGACGGCACCACGCTCACGGACGTGCTGCAGCAGGCCAAGGACGCGAACATCCCCGTCATCGCGTACGACCGCCTCATCAACGGCACCGAGAACGTCGACTACTACACGACGTTCGACAACTACAAGGTCGGCGTCCAGCAGGCCACCTCGCTCCTGACCGGCCTCGGTGTCCTCGACGCCTCGGGCAAGGAGACCGGCGCCGCCGGCCCCTTCAACGTCGAGCTGTTCGCCGGTAGCCCCGACGACAACAACGCCACGTTCTTCTGGAACGGCGCGATGGACACCCTCAAGCCCTACATGGACAAGGGTGTGCTGAAGGTTCCCTCCGGCCAGACCGAGTTCGGCCAGGCGGCCATCCTCCGCTGGCTGCCCGAGACGGCGCAGAAGCGCATGGAGAACATCCTCACCGTCATCGGCGGCACCAAGCTCAACGGTGTGCTCTCGCCCTACGACGGTCTGTCGATCGGCATCATCTCGGCCCTCACCTCGGGTGGCTACTCGGCCAGCGACCTCCCCGTCATCACGGGTCAGGACGCCGAGGCCGGCTCGATCAAGTCGATCATCGCGGGTGAGCAGTACTCGACGATCTTCAAGGACACGCGCGAGCTCGCCAAGCAGGCCGTGACCATGGTCGACGACATCCGCAAGGGCGAGAAGCCCGAGGTCAACGACGAGAAGACCTACGACAACGGCAAGAAGGTCGTTCCCTCGTACCTCCTGCAGTCGACGATCGTCACCAAGGACAACTACAAGGAAGTCCTCATCGACAGCGGTTACTACACCGAGGCCGACCTGAAGTAATCCCCCGGAGGGGCTCCCCGTCCCTCCGCCCCGCCTCCGCCGCGGCCCACCGGGTCGCGGCGGAGGCTCCTGCGGGTCCGCGGCATCCCGCGCCCGCCCCACATTCCGACCGGCCACGCGCCGGTTCTGCAAGGAGGACCTCGTGAGCACCATCCTCGAGATGCGCTCGATCACCAAGGAGTTCCCCGGCGTCATCGCGCTCGCCGACGTGTCACTGACCGTCGAGCGCGGGACGGTTCACGCCATCTGCGGCGAGAACGGCGCCGGCAAGTCCACCCTCATGAAGGTGCTCAGCGGTGTGTATCCCGCGGGCGACTACCGCGGCGAGATCGTCTTCGACGGCAACACCGTCGAGTTCAAGGACATCCGCGACAGCGAAGCGGCCGGCATCGTCATCATCCACCAGGAGCTCGCCCTGAGCCCCTACCTCTCGATCGCCGAGAACATCTTCCTCGGCAACGAGATCACGCACCGCGGTCTCATCGACTGGGATGCCACGAACCGTGAAGCGGCCAAGCTCCTCGCCCGCGTGGGCCTGGGCGACAGCCCGGACGTTCCCGTCAACGAGATCGGCGTCGGCAAGCAGCAACTCGTCGAGATCGCCAAGGCGCTGTCGAAGGACGTCAAGCTCCTCATCCTCGATGAGCCGACCGCGGCGCTCAACGACGACGACTCCGAGCACCTGCTGGATCTGATCCGCCACCTGCGCGGCCAGAACATCACGTGCATCATCATCAGCCACAAGCTCAATGAGATCCGTGCGATCGCCGACGAGGTCACGATCATCCGTGACGGTCGCACGATCGAGACGCTCGATGTGGCCACGGGCGGCACCAGCGAAGACCGCATCATCCGCGGGATGGTGGGCCGCGAGCTCGAGAACCGCTACCCCGACCGCGACGTTGAGATCGGCGACGAGGTCTTGCGCATCGAGGACTGGAACGTCAGCCACCCCACCGACGCGAACCGCACCGTCATCCACCAGGCCAACCTGAACGTGCGCGCGGGCGAGGTCGTCGGCATCGCCGGCCTGATGGGCGCCGGACGCACCGAGCTCGCGATGAGCGTGTTCGGCAAGAGCTTCGGTTCGAAGATCTCGGGCAACGTCTACATCCGCGGTCAGAAGGCCGACACCTCGACGGTGCCCGCCGCGATCCGCAGCGGCCTCGCCTACGTGACCGAGGACCGCAAGGGCGCCGGCCTCAACCTGATCGACACGATCAAGCGCAACATCTCGCTCGCCGGGATGCGCAAGCTCGTCAAGGGCGGTTGGGTCGACGGCGACGAGGAGTACCTGGTCGCCAACCGCTACCGCAAGTCGATGAACATCAAGGCGCCCAGCGTCGATGTCGTCGTCGGCAAGCTGTCGGGCGGCAACCAGCAGAAGGTCGTGCTGTCGCAGTGGCTGTACTCCGACCCGGAGGTGCTCATCCTCGACGAGCCGACCCGCGGCATCGACGTCGGCGCCAAGTACGAGATCTACACGATCATCAACTCCCTCGCGGCGCAGGGGAAGGGGGTGCTGGTCATCTCGTCGGAGCTGCCCGAGCTCCTCGGCATCTGCGACCGCATCTACACCCTCAGCGAAGGCCACATCACCGGCCAGCTGCCCATCGAAGAGGCCACTCCCGAGGCACTCATGGTGCTCATGACGAAGGAAAAGGAAGCCGACCATGTCAGCGCTTGACAACACCGTGACCCCCCAGGGTCCCGCCACGCCGAAGGGCCCCGTCGGCGGCGCCGCCGGCAGCGGTGCCGGCGGCATCGTGCAGTTCTTCACGTCGCGCCTGCGCGAGATCGGCATCTTCATCGCGCTGATCGTGATCGTGCTGCTCTTCCAGGCGTTGACCGGCGGCCGTCTGCTCACGGCGGGCAACGTGTCGAACATCATCGTCCAGAACAGCTACATCCTGATCCTCGCGATCGGCATGGTGATGATCATCATCGCCGGCCACATCGACCTGTCGGTCGGATCGGTCGCCGCCTTCGTCGGTGCCGTCTCGGGTGTGCTCATCGTGCAGTGGGGCCTGCCCTGGTGGCTCGGCATCGTCCTCTCGCTGCTCCTCGGTGCCGTGGTCGGCATGTGGCAGGGCTTCTGGGTCGCCTACATCGGCATCCCCGCGTTCATCGTGACCCTCGCGGGCATGCTCCTCTTCCGCGGTCTGACGCAGATGACCCTGGGCAACACGCAGATCACGCCGTTCCCGACCGAGTACCGCGCGCTCGGTGGCGGATACCTGTTCCCCGACCTGTTCCCGGCGGCGACCTCGCCCGCCGAGTGGATTACGGTCGCCCTCGGCGCCCTGACCCTCGTCCTCTTCGTCGTGTCGCAGGTTCGCCAGCGCGCGAAGCGCGCCGCGCTCGAGCTGCAGAACGAGCCGCAGGTGGCGTTCCTGGTCAAGGTCATCGGTGGCAGCGCGCTGATCGCCTACCTCACCTACCTGCTCGGTGTGGCTCCCGGATCGCGCGGCACGCCCATCGTGCTCGTCGTCCTGGCGCTGCTCATCATCGGCTACTCGACGGTCATGAGCCGCAGCGTCTTCGGTCGCCACATCTACGCCCTCGGCGGCAACCGCACCGCCGCGAAGCTCTCGGGTATCAACACCCGTCGCGTGGACTTCATGCTCTTCGTGAACATGGGCGTCCTCGCGGCTCTCGCCGGCATCGTCTTCACGGGTCGCCTGAACTCGGCCGGTCCGGGTGCCGGTAACCTCTTCGAGCTCGACGCGATCGCCGCCTCGTTCATCGGTGGAGCGGCCGTCCAGGGTGGTGTCGGCCGCGTGGTCGGCGCGATCGCCGGTGGCCTGGTCATGGGTGTGCTCAACAACGGCATGTCGCTGATGGGCATCTCGACCGACGTGCAGCAGTTCATCAAGGGCCTCGTGCTCCTGCTGGCCGTGGCCTTCGACGTGTGGAACAAGAACCGCACGCGCGGTTGATCCACGCTCTTTCGTCGAACGCCCCGTCGCCTCGTGCGGCGGGGCGTTCGTGCGTCCGCGTCCGCTGCCCGCGCGAGGGGTCGTTTCGTGTCGCCGAGGATCGCCCTCGGCGACCGGAGCCGACCCTTCACGCGGATCTTTCGGGATAACCCGAAAGCGCGCGGGGGCTGACCGGGCGGCGCCGGCGCGGGGGCCACCTCTAGCGTGGAACCCATGACCACGGCATCCGTTCTTCCGCCTCCTCCGCCGACGCCCGCGCCCGTCGCCGGCGCTCCCGTTCCGGGGGTGGACCAGCCTCTCGCGCCGCGGGTGCGGATCGCCTCGCCCGGTCGCATCGCCGGTGCGGTGGTGCATCTCGCCGCGCTCGGCGTCATCGGCCCCGGCATCCTGGGAACCCTGTTCGGGCTCTTCGGCGCCGGCGTGGGGTTGCTGGCCGCCCTCTTCATCGGGGTGATCGCCCTGGTCGCCCTCGTCTACGCGCTCTTCGCGATCGCATGGTTCGAACGCGCCCGTCTCGACGGCCTCTACCGCCTGGGTCTGCCGCCTCTGCGTCCCCGCCACAGCCCGCGCACCGGGTTCACCGGCGTCGCGCACACCATCTGGTTGCAGGCCATCGATCCGGGTCAGTGGCGGGCGGTGGCATCGTTCACCATCGCGACGATCCTGGGTCTCGCCACGCTCGGCGTCGCCGGGCTCACCTCGTGGGGACTGGGTCTGATCATCAGCCCGATCTTCGGGTGGTCCCACCCGCGTCTGCTCGGCTTCGTGCCCCTGCAGGGCGTGGCAGCTCCCCTCGTGGGTCTGCTCGTCTTCGTCGCCTCGCTCGCGGCGATCGTGGGCCTGGCGGTGCTCCACGGGGTCATCTCGCGGGCGATCCTCGTCCCCTCCCGCGAGGCGCAGCTTGAAGAGCAGGCCCGCACCTCCGACACGCGCCGCGCCGGGGCCGTCCGGGCGGCCGAGGTCGAACGCACCCGTATCGAGCGCGACCTGCACGACGGGGTCCAGCCGCGGCTCGTCTCGATCGGCATGACGCTGGGCCTGGCGCAGACCAAGATCGACGACGACCCCGAGGCCGCGAAGGCCCTCGTCGCCGAGGCGCACGCCTCGACCAAGTCGGCCATCACCGAGCTGCGGCAGCTGGCTCGCGGCATCCATGCCTCGGTCCTCGACGATCGGGGACTCGACGCCGCCCTCTCGGCGCTCGCGTCGCGATCTCACATCCCGGTGACACTCGATGTGCGAGTGCCGCGGCGGTGCTCGCGTCCGGCCGAGGCGGCGGTGTACTTCGTGATCGCCGAGGCGCTGACGAACGCGGCGAAGCACTCCCGGGCGACCGGATGCCGTGTCCACGTGCGACTGCGCGATGACGGGACCCTGTGGGCCCGGGTCGAGGACGACGGCCTCGGCGGGGCGCGGATCGTGCCCGGTGGCGGCCTCGACGGCATCGTCAACCGGGTCAGCGCGGCCGGCGGCACCGCCCGCATCGACAGTCCGCAGGGTGGACCGACCACGGTGGAGGTGAGCGTCCCGTGCGCATCCTGATCTGCGAGGACTCGGTCCTGCTGCGCGAGGGGCTCGTGCGCCTGCTCGCGGACGACGGCCACGAGGTGGTCGCGGCGCTGCCCGATGCCGAGGGCCTCGAGGCCGCGATCACGGAGACCACCCCCGACCTGTGCATCCTCGACGTGCGTCTGCCGCCGACCTGGACCGACGAGGGCATCCGTGCCGCGATCGCGCTGAGGTCCCGGCATCCCGGTCTGTCGGTCCTGGTCTTGTCGCAGTACGTCGAGGAGCAGTACGCGAGCGATCTGATCGCCGACGGGCAGGGCTCGCTCGGGTACCTGCTCAAGGATCGGGTCGCCGACGTGCGCGACTTCCTCGACACGGTGGCCCGCATCGCCGGGGGAGCGACCGTGCTCGACCCCGAGGTCGTCGGCCAGCTGCTGGCGCGGCGCCGCCGCGACGAGCGGCTGCAGAGCCTCACCGAGCGCGAACGCTCCGTGCTCTCGCTGATCGCCGAGGGACGCTCGAATCAGGCGATCGCCCAGGCGCTGTTCGTCTCGGAGGCCAGCGTCGAGAAGTACATCACCGCCATCTTCACCAAGCTCGGACTCGAGCAGGACGAGACCGGCAACCGCCGCGTCATCGCCGCTCTCGTGCACCTGGGCCACGACCACACCGGAGCCACCTCATGACCTCGCAGACTCCTCTCACGCCGCCGACCGCGCCCTCTCGTCACGGGATTCCCTTCTTCGTCTCGCTCGCCACGATCGTCGTCGGAGCGTGCGTGCTCGCGGGCACGGTCATCGGGACGGGCGTGACCGCGGCCGCGACGCTGCGCGACAGCGGATCGGGGTACGCGATGAGCGAGACCTCGACCGACGGACTCACCGATCTCGACGTCGATGTGGCGGGCGGTTCGCTCACCATCGCGTACGGCGAGGTCTCGGAGGCGC from Microbacterium testaceum includes these protein-coding regions:
- a CDS encoding Gfo/Idh/MocA family protein → MTGLHWGILATGGIAHAFTSDLRTAGLDVTAVGSRRIDSARAFAEQYDIAHAHGSYEELVADPDVDIVYIATPHPGHLENALLALDNGKHVLVEKPFTLNAAEAAAIRDKAAEKGLLAMEAMWTRYLPHMVRIREILAAGTLGEIRVVSADHTQKISTDPAHRLNDLALGGGALLDLGIYPISFAIDVLGLPERITALARLSDAGSDAEVATSFVHAGGALSTSVSSSRGAGMNVAQIVGTEARIEIDRVWYTPTSFRVVSPDGDVIEEFTSEVPGRGMQFQAQAAERFVAAGADADDILSIDETVAIMGVLDEVRRQIGVVYPGER
- a CDS encoding M20/M25/M40 family metallo-hydrolase; this encodes MTAVERFRELLSIPTVSRVDPAEVDDSAFEDFHAALERLYPLVHARLEREVVEGRSLLYRWAGESPVEPLVLLAHQDVVPVDGQEWGHPPFAADLVGEGAEATIHARGAIDDKGALVAILEAVEGALAEGITPRTDVWLAFGHDEETRGTGARAMAALLAARGIRPALVLDEGGAVVEGAVPGVAAPTAMIGVAERGVATFDLVTREAGGHASTPPRMPATARLARAIDRLRRRPFPRRLVPPVRAMLATAASHAGEPLATLFRRTSVSAPAVTAALSLLGPETNALVRTTAVVTRLEGSAGENVLATSARASVNVRLLTGDTLADVSIHLRRAVADPLVDIELRHGDDPSPVSPWQGEAWRRLSRAVADTLGADTVPLPYLQLGASDSRFYTGLTDAVYRFAPFHLSRSERDALHAPDERIRVEVWLRGIRFYRALIEG
- a CDS encoding LacI family DNA-binding transcriptional regulator; its protein translation is MSDTDTPEATGRAPSIRDVARLAGVSYQTVSRVINNSTQLRPETAAKVRSAIAELKFVPNQAARALATSRSRLIGVLGPRATTHGTSAMVQAIESAARSAGYRLTLTNLATSAPDDVRSSIDHLMQQSIEGLIAVAPQTRVVPILDELKLPVPVQIVTSTGTSTTRNDQSAGARAAVRHLIELGHSRILHIAGPRDWVEADHRMRGYLAEMDANDLSPRPPILGDWTAQFGFEAGLELLRTEDATAVFAGNDHMALGFMHAVRAIGRSVPEDVSVVGFDDVPESAHLWPPLTTVRQDFVGIGTRAVTDLLASLGESGDDGPVVEPDHLRLIVRSSTAPPRS
- the chvE gene encoding multiple monosaccharide ABC transporter substrate-binding protein, coding for MLKAIAGAGVLALGIGLAGCAGDRTGASSGDSQEAGGTIGVAMPTQQSERWIADGNNVKSQLEQLGYQVDLQYANDDIPTQVSQIENMITTGAKALIVASIDGTTLTDVLQQAKDANIPVIAYDRLINGTENVDYYTTFDNYKVGVQQATSLLTGLGVLDASGKETGAAGPFNVELFAGSPDDNNATFFWNGAMDTLKPYMDKGVLKVPSGQTEFGQAAILRWLPETAQKRMENILTVIGGTKLNGVLSPYDGLSIGIISALTSGGYSASDLPVITGQDAEAGSIKSIIAGEQYSTIFKDTRELAKQAVTMVDDIRKGEKPEVNDEKTYDNGKKVVPSYLLQSTIVTKDNYKEVLIDSGYYTEADLK
- the mmsA gene encoding multiple monosaccharide ABC transporter ATP-binding protein, which gives rise to MRSITKEFPGVIALADVSLTVERGTVHAICGENGAGKSTLMKVLSGVYPAGDYRGEIVFDGNTVEFKDIRDSEAAGIVIIHQELALSPYLSIAENIFLGNEITHRGLIDWDATNREAAKLLARVGLGDSPDVPVNEIGVGKQQLVEIAKALSKDVKLLILDEPTAALNDDDSEHLLDLIRHLRGQNITCIIISHKLNEIRAIADEVTIIRDGRTIETLDVATGGTSEDRIIRGMVGRELENRYPDRDVEIGDEVLRIEDWNVSHPTDANRTVIHQANLNVRAGEVVGIAGLMGAGRTELAMSVFGKSFGSKISGNVYIRGQKADTSTVPAAIRSGLAYVTEDRKGAGLNLIDTIKRNISLAGMRKLVKGGWVDGDEEYLVANRYRKSMNIKAPSVDVVVGKLSGGNQQKVVLSQWLYSDPEVLILDEPTRGIDVGAKYEIYTIINSLAAQGKGVLVISSELPELLGICDRIYTLSEGHITGQLPIEEATPEALMVLMTKEKEADHVSA
- the mmsB gene encoding multiple monosaccharide ABC transporter permease, which translates into the protein MSALDNTVTPQGPATPKGPVGGAAGSGAGGIVQFFTSRLREIGIFIALIVIVLLFQALTGGRLLTAGNVSNIIVQNSYILILAIGMVMIIIAGHIDLSVGSVAAFVGAVSGVLIVQWGLPWWLGIVLSLLLGAVVGMWQGFWVAYIGIPAFIVTLAGMLLFRGLTQMTLGNTQITPFPTEYRALGGGYLFPDLFPAATSPAEWITVALGALTLVLFVVSQVRQRAKRAALELQNEPQVAFLVKVIGGSALIAYLTYLLGVAPGSRGTPIVLVVLALLIIGYSTVMSRSVFGRHIYALGGNRTAAKLSGINTRRVDFMLFVNMGVLAALAGIVFTGRLNSAGPGAGNLFELDAIAASFIGGAAVQGGVGRVVGAIAGGLVMGVLNNGMSLMGISTDVQQFIKGLVLLLAVAFDVWNKNRTRG
- a CDS encoding sensor histidine kinase, translated to MTTASVLPPPPPTPAPVAGAPVPGVDQPLAPRVRIASPGRIAGAVVHLAALGVIGPGILGTLFGLFGAGVGLLAALFIGVIALVALVYALFAIAWFERARLDGLYRLGLPPLRPRHSPRTGFTGVAHTIWLQAIDPGQWRAVASFTIATILGLATLGVAGLTSWGLGLIISPIFGWSHPRLLGFVPLQGVAAPLVGLLVFVASLAAIVGLAVLHGVISRAILVPSREAQLEEQARTSDTRRAGAVRAAEVERTRIERDLHDGVQPRLVSIGMTLGLAQTKIDDDPEAAKALVAEAHASTKSAITELRQLARGIHASVLDDRGLDAALSALASRSHIPVTLDVRVPRRCSRPAEAAVYFVIAEALTNAAKHSRATGCRVHVRLRDDGTLWARVEDDGLGGARIVPGGGLDGIVNRVSAAGGTARIDSPQGGPTTVEVSVPCAS
- a CDS encoding LuxR C-terminal-related transcriptional regulator, encoding MRILICEDSVLLREGLVRLLADDGHEVVAALPDAEGLEAAITETTPDLCILDVRLPPTWTDEGIRAAIALRSRHPGLSVLVLSQYVEEQYASDLIADGQGSLGYLLKDRVADVRDFLDTVARIAGGATVLDPEVVGQLLARRRRDERLQSLTERERSVLSLIAEGRSNQAIAQALFVSEASVEKYITAIFTKLGLEQDETGNRRVIAALVHLGHDHTGATS